A region from the Pempheris klunzingeri isolate RE-2024b chromosome 17, fPemKlu1.hap1, whole genome shotgun sequence genome encodes:
- the mrps34 gene encoding small ribosomal subunit protein mS34, with protein sequence MVKKKRLRLIAEMARKIRAYREMKSRPRESQKYALDYETMRRPNTGKMLPVLAWQDVRRESRLFSLLAGMRLFGVGRLFTRKSWLEDHTEPSYWQITKVKVDYTSENMDHGKAWGILTYQGKQESEVKEVDKVMYHDWRLIPKHKEQQFKDFETLPEPPVRYVPYPPLIRAMMLAQQKKAAGCGVVEEPALPLKRDVTLNKDYFRRQEQERQRAEGTAV encoded by the exons ATGGTGAAGAAAAAGCGACTTCGTCTCATAGCCGAAATGGCTCGGAAGATCCGGGCGTACCGAGAGATGAAGTCCCGGCCGCGGGAGTCCCAGAAGTACGCCCTGGACTATGAGACCATGAGGAGGCCGAACACGGGGAAGATGCTGCCTGTGTTGGCCTGGCAGGACGTCCGCAGGGAGAGCCGCCTCTTCTCCCTGCTGGCCGGCATGAGGCTGTTCGGAGTGGGCCGCCTCTTCACCCGCAAGTCCTGGCTGGAGGACCACACGGAGCCCAGCTACTGGCAGATCACCAAGGTCAAAGTGGACTACACATCTGAG AACATGGATCATGGCAAAGCCTGGGGGATCCTCACCTACCAAG GAAAACAGGAGAGCGAGGTCAAGGAGGTGGACAAGGTGATGTACCACGACTGGCGCCTGATTCCCAAACACAAGGAGCAGCAGTTCAAGGACTTTGAGACGCTCCCCGAGCCGCCTGTGCGCTACGTCCCCTACCCTCCCCTGATCCGCGCCATGATGCTGGCCCAGCAGAAGAAAGCAGCAGGATGCGGCGTGGTGGAGGAGCCGGCCTTGCCCTTAAAGAGGGACGTCACGCTTAACAAAGACTATTTCCGA
- the spsb3a gene encoding SPRY domain-containing SOCS box protein 3a gives MSRRSRNSRAWRYVWGGIRRDADARALVLASESEDWSYDRLEFSDSDSEVDFSAVMVPPVPSAVPVTGESYCGCDSQVETNYNPRLRGFHQVKDCHCGEDDQEFDWVWDVNSRSTATLLSCDNRKVNFHSEYSCGTAAIRGSKELAEGQHFWEIKMTSPVYGTDMMVGIGTSDVNLDKYRHTFCSLLGKDTDSWGLSYTGLLHHKGDKMNFSSRFGQGSIIGVHLDTWHGTLTFFKNRKCIGVAATELQNKRFYPMACSTAAKSSMKVIRSCSAPTSLLYLCCARLRQLLPDCIDTLDVLPLPPGLRQLLHNKLGWVLSLNSGTTEETPDGPEHQSRSPVPPLAGPSSSESDSEGCTSDPEACQRKRCRWT, from the exons ATGTCCAGGCGAAGCAGGAACAGTCGTGCATGGCGATATGTTTGGGGAGGGATCCGGCGGGATGCTGATGCCCGAGCGCTTGTGCTGGCCTCTGAAAGTGAAGATTGGAGCTATGACCGCCTAGAG TTCAGTGATTCCGACTCTGAGGTGGACTTTTCAGCAGTGATGGTGCCCCCAGTCCCCAGTGCTGTGCCTGTCACTGGAGAGTCCTACTGTGGCTGCGATTCCCAGGTGGAGACCAACTACAACCCTCGTCTGCGAGGTTTTCACCAAGTTAAAGACTGCCACTGTGGAGAGGACGACCAAG AGTTTGACTGGGTCTGGGATGTCAACAGCCGATCGACAGCAACATTACTGAGCTGCGACAATCGCAAAGTGAACTTCCACTCTGAATACAGCTGTGGTACAGCAGCAATCCGTGGCTCCAAGGAGCTGGCTGAAGGGCAGCACTTCTGGGAGATCAAGATGACGTCCCCAGTGTATGGAACAGACATG ATGGTCGGCATTGGCACTTCTGATGTCAATCtagacaaatacagacacacattctGCAGCCTGCTGGGAAAAGATACAGACAGCTGGGGTCTTTCTTACACTG GCTTGTTGCATCATAAAGGAGACAAGATGAACTTCTCCTCCCGGTTTGGACAGGGGTCCATCATCGGAGTCCATCTGGACACGTGGCACGGCACACTCACTTTCTTCAAGAATCGCAAGTGTATAG GTGTTGCTGCCACAGAGCTTCAAAATAAGAGGTTTTACCCGATGGCGTGCTCCACAGCAGCGAAGAGCAGCATGAAGGTGATCAGATCCTGCTCTGCGCCCACCTCCCTGCTGTACCTATGCTGTGCTCGCCTTCGCCAGCTGCTGCCTGACTGTATAGACACCCTGGACGTGCTGCCACTGCCACCAGGCCTTCGTCAGCTGCTCCACAACAAACTGGGTTGGGTGCTCAGTCTCAATAGTGGAACCACAGAGGAAACCCCAGATGGGCCCGAGCACCAGTCGCGCTCGCCTGTGCCCCCGCTGGCCGGACCGTCGTCCTCTGAGAGTGACTCGGAGGGTTGTACGTCCGACCCTGAAGCctgtcagaggaagagatgCCGGTGGACATGA